One region of Tachysurus fulvidraco isolate hzauxx_2018 chromosome 9, HZAU_PFXX_2.0, whole genome shotgun sequence genomic DNA includes:
- the selplg gene encoding P-selectin glycoprotein ligand 1 produces the protein MTNKLNLRSLLFLLTVSCLVTGSHSLGVEEKNLLNTTISNYTQEYNNETELQPTKGPPQTTRIRDLSAAASTPSQNTSEKAHTPPSQENGTSENLYNIEGTETNSSIHHSAGNGSIVGTESPPQSSFPSSNNSLDPIPPSSSSTVSASGGGTEKNVTNSGSIVRTTQHMVVDEPSTSSPIAVSSTREITTLKPTKKYSTQKIDESTNKVCPTSEPKREGLVGRCLIAIASLTALATIFIMTTIILATKLAGNRYRHRASLLHDTEMVCISSLMNDSDHPVPTPRRPKSNGALIPITEDEDGDDLTLNSFLPDTEAVA, from the coding sequence ATGACTAACAAGCTCAACTTGAGGTCTTTACTTTTTCTTCTCACTGTGAGCTGCTTGGTCACTGGCAGTCATTCTCTTGGTGTAGAAGAGAAGAATCTATTAAATACAACCATCTCCAACTACACGCAGGAATATAACAATGAAACTGAACTTCAGCCCACAAAAGGACCTCCGCAGACCACTAGGATTAGAGATCTGTCCGCTGCAGCTTCCACACCCAGCCAGAATACTTCAGAAAAAGCCCACACTCCGCCTTCACAGGAAAATGGAACTTCTGAAAACCTTTATAACATAGAAGGAACtgaaacaaacagcagcatACACCACTCAGCAGGTAATGGAAGCATTGTAGGTACTGAAAGTCCTCCACAATCCTCATTTCCTTCGAGCAATAACAGTTTGGACCCCATCCCACCAAGCTCTTCTTCCACAGTTTCTGCTTCAGGGGGAGGAACGGAAAAAAATGTCACAAATTCTGGCTCTATTGTGAGGACGACACAACATATGGTAGTAGATGAACCTTCCACATCAAGTCCAATTGCGGTTTCATCAACCAGAGAAATAACCACATTGAAGCCAACTAAAAAATATAGCACCCAAAAAATAGACGAATCAACTAACAAAGTTTGTCCTACTTCTGAACCCAAAAGGGAAGGTCTTGTAGGTCGGTGCCTCATTGCCATTGCCAGTTTGACTGCTCTAGCAACCATTTTCATCATGACCACCATCATCTTGGCCACAAAGTTGGCAGGGAACAGATACAGGCATAGGGCAAGCCTGCTTCACGACACCGAGATGGTCTGCATATCTAGCCTCATGAACGATTCTGATCATCCTGTGCCCACCCCAAGGCGCCCGAAAAGCAACGGAGCACTGATCCCCATCACTGAGGATGAAGACGGTGATGATCTCACACTCAATAGCTTCCTGCCTGACACAGAAGCTGTCGCATAG
- the tmem119a gene encoding transmembrane protein 119 has protein sequence MSSMCPRLAFVLLFAFSGWNCSTTAFPFNTSVESSGDEPELIFPISHATHLPPPSPTPILSITTTFIRIKHFLFHEVVDFLRDNMLLIIVVMSLLIVIIFIACCASAMSHKRKLEAYYPPKKHAPRKYMAVPSKGVEQSLLVPNNVTTSYLRAPSKALVGEKGKDPRPKPKEVQKAEDVEEVEVQKEEEKKKEEPKPSTSTAGNGQVLVCTCHLRKANQASQ, from the coding sequence ATGTCATCCATGTGTCCACGTCTAGCCTTTGTACTCCTCTTTGCCTTTTCAGGCTGGAACTGCTCTACCACGGCATTCCCTTTTAACACATCTGTGGAGAGCAGTGGAGACGAACCGGAACTGATTTTCCCGATATCCCATGCCACCCACTTACCTCCACCCTCACCCACACCTATACTTAGCATCACCACTACCTTCATCCGCATCaagcacttcctgtttcacGAGGTGGTGGATTTCCTGCGTGACAATATGCTTCTTATCATTGTGGTGATGTCACTGCTCATTGTCATTATCTTCATTGCCTGTTGTGCTTCAGCCATGAGCCATAAACGCAAACTCGAAGCCTACTATCCACCCAAGAAACATGCACCCAGGAAATACATGGCTGTACCAAGCAAGGGGGTGGAGCAAAGCCTGCTGGTGCCAAACAATGTCACCACTAGCTACCTGCGTGCTCCGTCTAAAGCTCTAGTTGGTGAAAAGGGCAAAGATCCTAGACCAAAGCCGAAGGAGGTTCAGAAAGCGGAAGATGTCGAGGAAGTAGAGGTgcaaaaggaagaagaaaagaagaaggaggagcCCAAGCCAAGCACATCCACGGCAGGTAATGGCCAGGTACTTGTGTGCACCTGCCACCTGAGGAAAGCAAATCAAGCCTCGCAGTAA